One genomic window of Camelina sativa cultivar DH55 chromosome 5, Cs, whole genome shotgun sequence includes the following:
- the LOC104789644 gene encoding uncharacterized protein LOC104789644 → MPKRSRSGKETATPSAEPPTRVWSDEDTKGLKLLGQCKMEPTRFVDRELFEKMGMLSDFDELVKNMGFGTFAEQAWDLHDRLAREFLATVQVDSPGGSDMMAEQCSISFFLLRQHYVISMFDLCDIFGFPRNTLCTMEKLDSRTEIWKLIAAGQYASRSARQSRIRNPVLRITAKFLSNTIYARAETSTLQLPELWMFFHGLRRFLHAPDSPLYQQTHDVNFGFLLSKEFEQVRRSMAHAKNKRVLIGSLVTPIIESMNRVVEMMEGTLDALEVPPKPVLHFPAEPLQDSSTLSEEISVYTEV, encoded by the exons ATGCCTAAACGAAGCCGTAGCGGTAAGGAGACTGCCACTCCTTCCGCAGAACCGCCGACGAGAGTTTGGAGCGATGAGGATACTAAGGGTCTGAAGCTACTTGGACAATGCAAGATGGAACCAACTCGTTTTGTCGATCGGGAGCTCTTTGAGAAGATGGGTATGCTGTCTGATTTTGACGAGTTGGTGAAAAATATGGGCTTTGGTACTTTCGCTGAGCAAGCATGGGACTTGCATGATCGGCTCGCACGAGAATTCCTCGCCACTGTGCAAGTCGATTCGCCGGGTGGTTCTGATATGATGGCCGAGCAGTGTTCGatcagcttcttcctcctcaggCAACACTATGTCATCTCCATGTTTGATCTATGTGACATCTTCGGTTTCCCCAGAAACACATTATGCACGATGGAGAAGCTTGACAGTAGGACAGAAATTTGGAAGCTTATTGCTGCTGGGCAATATGCTTCTCGAAGCGCAAGACAGTCTCGCATCCGCAACCCCGTCCTCCGAATCACGGCGAAGTTCCTGAGTAACACAATTTATGCTAGGGCTGAGACTAGCACATTGCAGCTACCTGAGTTGTGGATGTTTTTCCATGGTCTTCGCAGGTTCCTTCACGCTCCGGATTCCCCTTTGTACCAGCAGACTCATGATGTCAACTTTGGCTTCCTGCTATCTAAGGAGTTTGAGCAGGTTCGGAGGAGCATGGCTCATGCTAAGAACAAGAGAGTTCTCATCGGCAGTTTGGTGACCCCTATCATTGA ATCAATGAACAGAGTTGTGGAGATGATGGAGGGAACCTTGGATGCTCTTGAAGTCCCTCCTAAGCCTGTTTTGCATTTTCCGGCAGAACCTCTTCAAGATTCGTCTACGCTTTCCGAGGAAATATCGGTGTACACAGAAGTATGA
- the LOC104789646 gene encoding uncharacterized protein LOC104789646 → MVTFLFVFFQFSSVSVRAQSTSTETTTEFVFRGFKDYKSEIQTEGASTIEPNGILRLTDQKLNVTGTAFYNKPVRLLDHKNLTTKAVRSFSTSFVFSIIHSGPSNGGYGFTFTLSPTPYRLGAESEQYFGLLNRTNDGDPNNHVFAVEFDTVQGFHDGAYSPGNHIGLDFNSVRSDFQEPVVYYEFNDRKEDFHLGSGEPIRVILDYDGPSQLLYLTIYPECSLRDGLEFFQRWRPSSCSPARTLGSSSSTAQERCMHTRSSKKTDLRILGNKELAQLERENRKAKAQTNSMADGENTGVNPPNPQLGIVQQQQRQNQQEHVVPNPPARPATLRDEDAQNRLFANRSAIQPPAPARQDYEIKHSLINLVQNRVFHGLPSESPLDHIEAFERLTSTTRSNGVPYDYLMLTLFQFSLADKALRWLNLLDAGSLTTWAQCRAAFLNHFYTKSRSAKLRSKITTFSQGGMESFCEAWERFKEYLRDCPHHGYTQENLMNIFYGGIEQKYQMALDTASKGDFSTNTANEANALIENLAASNSNHGTDYDRTVRVNSVDTDAIKDLTAKVNLLLKRDHQGVNSCEEQTGGYADFGAETYQECAEEVNYIGGQGNFQNRGFNQNFRNHPNLSYRSNNVENPQDQVYPPRPQQSNVAQGFQNKGTGFGGSNFQQKPQVNNFAQGYQPVAPQAAVSQESKLEQMMHALMENQKKNATDVTGKMDSMYFELNGRIESLNSHMRVLENQVAQSAARVKAPPGTLPVKNEANPKEYVNVITLRSGKELPEPQRRAGNDRSNVGTSRSEIRNQENNPDTVLNNTPEDAAIQDSTITEKRATQHIPTTLCTQATFPYSPQVKNSGARI, encoded by the exons ATGGTCACGTTCTTATTCGTGTTCTTCCAGTTTTCGAGCGTCTCTGTTAGAGCTCAGAGCACATCAACGGAGACAACAACAGAGTTCGTTTTCCGAGGTTTTAAGGATTACAAATCGGAGATTCAAACAGAAGGAGCTTCAACCATAGAACCCAATGGAATATTGAGACTCACTGATCAAAAGTTAAACGTCACCGGAACAGCCTTCTACAACAAACCAGTAAGGCTGCTTGACCATAAAAATCTCACTACCAAAGCCGTTCGTTCTTTCAGCACTTCTTTTGTCTTCTCCATAATCCATTCCGGCCCGAGCAACGGAGGTTACGGCTTTACCTTCACACTTTCTCCCACCCCCTACCGTCTAGGCGCCGAATCCGAACAATATTTCGGACTTCTCAACCGAACGAACGACGGGGATCCAAACAATCATGTCTTCGCCGTTGAATTCGACACTGTACAAGGATTCCATGACGGTGCTTATAGTCCAGGCAATCACATCGGTCTGGATTTTAATAGTGTCCGCTCGGATTTTCAGGAACCGGTTGTGTATTACGAGTTCAACGACCGAAAAGAGGATTTCCACCTTGGGAGCGGTGAGCCGATCCGAGTCATTCTGGATTACGATGGTCCTAGCCAATTGTTGTATTTGACCATTTACCCGGAG TGCTCACTACGTGATGGGTTGGAGTTTTTTCAGCGATGGAGACCCTCTAGTTGCAGCCCGGCTCGCACTCTCGGATCTTCCTCTTCCACAGCTCAAGAAAG GTGTATGCATACAAGGAGCAGCAAGAAAACTGATCTACGCATACTAGGGAACAAGGAATTAGCACAGCTCGAACGCGAGAACCGGAAAGCGAAAGCACAGACCAATTCTATGGCTGACGGAGAGAACACAGGGGTTAATCCACCCAACCCTCAGCTTGGTATCGTCCAACAACAGCAGAGGCAGAACCAGCAAGAGCATGTTGTGCCAAACCCACCAGCGAGACCAGCCACCTTGAGGGATGAAGATGCCCAGAACAGGCTGTTTGCGAATCGATCAGCGATTCAACCTCCCGCTCCTGCTAGGCAAGACTATGAGATTAAGCATAGTCTAATCAATCTGGTTCAGAACCGCGTTTTCCACGGGTTGCCATCGGAGAGCCCTCTTGATCACATTGAAGCTTTCGAAAGACTGACCAGTACGACGAGGTCCAATGGTGTACCATACGACTATCTGATGCTGACTCTGTTCCAGTTTTCCTTGGCGGATAAAGCACTTAGGTGGCTGAACCTTTTAGATGCTGGATCACTCACCACTTGGGCGCAATGTAGAGCAGCCTTCCTGAATCACTTCTACACCAAGTCACGATCAGCCAAACTGCGAAGCAAGATCACTACATTCTCGCAAGGAGGCATGGAGTCGttctgtgaagcatgggaaaggTTCAAGGAGTATCTCCGAGACTGTCCCCATCATGGATACACACAAGAGAATTTAATGAACATCTTCTATGGGGGAATTGAACAGAAGTACCAGATGGCTTTAGATACGGCCAGCAAGGGAGATTTCTCTACCAACACTGCAAACGAAGCCAATGCACTGATAGAAAACCTCGCAGCCAGCAACAGCAATCACGGCACAGACTATGACCGTACAGTTAGGGTAAATTCTGTCGATACTGATGCCATTAAAGACCTCACAGCGAAGGTAAATCTCCTACTGAAAAGGGATCACCAAGGTGTTAACTCGTGTGAGGAACAAACTGGGGGGTATGCAGACTTCGGAGCTGAGACATACCAAGAATGTGCGGAGGAGGTGAACTATATAGGAGGACAAGGAAACTTCCAAAATCGAggttttaaccaaaattttaggAACCACCCTAATCTGTCCTACAGGAGCAATAATGTCgagaatcctcaggatcaggtCTACCCACCGCGTCCTCAGCAGAGCAACGTTGCACAGGGCTTCCAGAACAAGGGGACAGGATTTGGAGGGTCGAATTTCCAACAAAAACCTCAAGTCAACAACTTCGCGCAAGGGTATCAACCAGTCGCACCGCAGGCAGCAGTCTCGCAGGAGAGCAAACTGGAACAAATGATGCATGCTCTGATGGAGAACCAGAAGAAAAACGCTACTGACGTGACTGGCAAGATGGACAGTATGTACTTTGAGCTAAATGGGAGGATCGAGTCCTTGAATTCTCACATGAGAGTGTTGGAGAATCAGGTGGCACAGTCCGCAGCAAGGGTCAAGGCGCCTCCAGGGACACTTCCAGTGAAGAACGAGGCTAATCCGAAGGAATATGTAAATGTCATCACCCTTCGAAGCGGAAAAGAGCTTCCTGAACCGCAACGGAGAGCAGGGAATGACCGATCCAATGTCGGGACCAGCCGATCCGAAATtcgaaatcaagaaaacaaccCTGACACCGTTCTCAACAACACCCCCGAAGATGCTGCGATACAAGATTCAACGATTACCGAAAAAAGAGCAACCCAGCATATCCCAACAACCCTATGCACCCAGGCTACCTTTCCCTACTCGCCGCAAGTCAAAAATTCAGGAGCGAGAATATGA